The stretch of DNA GCGTGTGGGAGCCCTGGGCCTCACAGGTACCGTCCTCCTACCCCACGGCCGCCCCGGTGCCCTCGGCGTCGGCCGACGCCACCGTCCAGGACCTGGCCACAGCCCTGGGCGACGGCTCGACGATGGCGCGCAGGGCGGCGATCGGCGCCGCCTCGGAGCAGGACACCCGGCTCTTCACCGCGCTGACGGTGGCCTGGAGCCTGCAGCACGATCTCATCGTCCCGGCGAGCTCGGCGGACACGCCGCGTGTGGACGTGGCTCAGGGCAGCAGGATCAGCGCCGGCCTGCTGACCTCCTACGACGCCGCCCGTTACGCCATGGAGGAGATCGCGGCGCGCAGCGATGATCCTCAGCGCACCCAGGCCGCCGAGGACGCCAAGGCCGCAACCTCCGTCGTCAACGCCGCCGTGGCCGCGGGCAGCGAGGACACCCGACTGGGCGCCTACGCCGCCCCGACCGGGTCCTCCACCCCTGACGCGAGCGGGCAGGTGTCCTGGGCCCGGCAGGTGTGGTCCGCCATCGTGTCGGCCGAGGTCCAGGAGGCGGGCTCGGCCAAGGCCTCCACGCCGGCCCGCGAGGCGGCCGTCACCGGCGCGGTCGACGCCGCCCGCCGCGCCACC from Actinomyces sp. Marseille-P3109 encodes:
- a CDS encoding Tat pathway signal protein, whose translation is MNTRRSPRPTQTNRTPAPVGDGSGSGRGPDVAATGLRMSRRAAVLALGAAVTALGGCGLRLGKGSPASLPSASQAETTRDGLARQAALISSTAGVVAQAGGTDATVAPLAEGVKQTADAQLETLGGVWEPWASQVPSSYPTAAPVPSASADATVQDLATALGDGSTMARRAAIGAASEQDTRLFTALTVAWSLQHDLIVPASSADTPRVDVAQGSRISAGLLTSYDAARYAMEEIAARSDDPQRTQAAEDAKAATSVVNAAVAAGSEDTRLGAYAAPTGSSTPDASGQVSWARQVWSAIVSAEVQEAGSAKASTPAREAAVTGAVDAARRATAWGADFSSLPGYAT